The Monodelphis domestica isolate mMonDom1 chromosome 7, mMonDom1.pri, whole genome shotgun sequence genome window below encodes:
- the RHBDF1 gene encoding inactive rhomboid protein 1 isoform X1, which translates to MTEARRDSSSSLQRKKPPWLKLDIPALSPAPAPEEPVFVPPLKRQAFLRSVSMPAESARVPSPHEPTRRPALQRQTSITQTIRSSRQVHFERIHTLPILGHQASRRPLRKRQWLSRSLFRGTADWFGVSKDSDTNQKWQRKSIRHCSQRYGKLKPQVIREMDLPSQDNISLTSTETPPPLYVGPCQLGMQKIIDPLARGRAFRVADDTDGYSIPHTPITPGATSLCSFTSSRSGFNRLPRRRKRESVAKMSFRAAAALVKGRSVRESTLRRAQRRSFTPASFLEEDTVDFPEELDTSFFAREGVLHEELSTYPDEVFESPSEAALKEWEEKPPEQADLTGGALDRSELERSHLMLPLERGWRKQKEGAAVASQPKVRLRQEVVSVAGPRRGQRIAVPVRKLFAKEKRPYGLGMVGRLTNRTYRKRIDSYVKRQIEDMDDHRPFFTYWLTFVHSLITILAVCIYGIAPVGFSQHETVDSVLRNRGVYENVKYVQQENFWIGPSSEALIHLGAKFSPCMRQDQQVHNFIQATREREKHSACCVRNDRSGCVQTSEEECSSTLAVWVKWPIHSSTPELAGNKRQFGSVCHQDPRVCDEPSSEGPHEWPDDITKWPICTKNSAGNRTNHPHMDCAITGRPCCIGTKGRCEITSREYCDFMRGYFHEEATLCSQVHCMDDVCGLLPFLNPEVPDQFYRLWLSLFLHAGILHCLVSVCFQMTILRDLEKLAGWHRISIIYLLSGITGNLASAIFLPYRAEVGPAGSQFGILACLFVELFQSWQILAQPWRAFFKLLAVVLFLFTFGLLPWIDNFAHISGFISGFFLSFAFLPYISFGKFDLYRKRCQIIVFQIIFLGLLSGLVILFYFYPIRCEWCEFLTCIPFTDKFCEKYELDAQLH; encoded by the exons ATGACTGAGGCTCGGAGGGACAGCTCCAGCAGCTTACAACGAAAGAAGCCACCATGGCTAAAACTGGACATCCCAGCTTTGAGCCCGGCCCCGGCCCCTGAGGAGCCCGTCTTTGTGCCG CCTCTGAAGCGCCAAGCCTTTCTTCGGAGCGTCAGCATGCCGGCCGAGAGTGCCCGAGTGCCATCTCCCCACGAGCCAACCCGGCGGCCAGCCTTGCAGAGACAGACGTCCATCACCCAGACCATCCGCAG CAGCCGACAAGTTCACTTTGAACGAATCCACACCCTGCCCATCCTGGGCCACCAGGCCTCCCGCCGGCCCCTGCGAAAGCGCCAGTGGCTCTCTCGCTCCCTGTTCAG GGGCACAGCCGACTGGTTTGGGGTGAGCAAGGACAGCGACACCAACCAGAAATGGCAACGCAAGAGCATCCGCCACTGCAGCCAGCGCTACGGGAAGCTGAAGCCCCAAGTGATCCGCGAGATGGACCTCCCGAGCCAGGACAACATCTCTCTCACCAGCACCGAGACGCCTCCCCCCCTCTACGTGGGGCCCTGCCAGCTGGGCATGCAGAAG ATCATCGACCCTCTGGCCCGAGGCCGGGCGTTCCGCGTGGCAGATGACACGGATGGCTACAGCATCCCCCACACGCCTATCACGCCCGGGGCCACCTCCCTCTGCTCCTTCACCAGCTCCCGCTCTGGCTTCAATCGCCTGCCCAGGAGGCGCAAGAGGGAATCCGTGGCCAAGATGAGCTTCCGGGCAGCGGCGGCCCTCGTGAAG GGCCGCTCTGTGAGGGAGAGCACCCTGCGCAGGGCCCAGCGCCGAAGCTTCACACCCGCCAGCTTCCTGGAGGAAGACACCGTGGACTTCCCCGAGGAGCTGGACACATCCTTCTTTGCTCGG GAAGGAGTCCTCCACGAGGAGCTGTCCACCTATCCGGACGAGGTGTTCGAATCCCCTTCAGAAGCCGCCCTCAAAGAGTGGGAAGAGAAGCCTCCGGAGCAGGCGGACCTCACGGGGGGCGCTCTGGACAGGAGCGAGCTGGAAAGGAGCCACTTGATGCT GCCTCTGGAGCGGGGGTGGCGGAAGCAGAAGGAGGGGGCGGCCGTGGCTTCCCAGCCCAAGGTGCGGCTGCGGCAGGAGGTGGTGAGTGTGGCGGGGCCACGGCGAGGTCAGCGCATCGCTGTGCCGGTCAGGAAGCTGTTTGCCAAGGAGAAGAGACCCTACGGACTGGGCATGGTGGGTCGGCTCACCAATCGCACCTATCGGAAGCGCATAGACAGCTACGTTAAGCGGCAGATTGAGGACATGGATGACCACAG GCCCTTCTTTACCTACTGGCTGACCTTCGTGCACTCTCTCATCACCATCCTGGCCGTGTGTATCTACGGCATTGCCCCCGTTGGCTTTTCTCAACACGAGACAGTGGACTCG GTCTTGCGGAACAGAGGAGTTTATGAGAATGTTAAGTATGTGCAGCAGGAGAACTTCTGGATCGGCCCAAGTTCA GAGGCACTCATCCACCTTGGGGCCAAGTTCTCCCCATGCATGCGGCAGGACCAGCAGGTGCACAATTTCATCCAGGCCACTCGCGAGCGAGAGAAGCACTCGGCCTGCTGTGTGCGGAATGACCGATCGGGCTGTGTGCAGACTTCTGAGGAGGAGTGCTCC TCCACGTTGGCCGTGTGGGTGAAGTGGCCTATTCACTCCAGCACTCCAGAGCTGGCTGGGAACAAGAGGCAGTTTGGGTCTGTCTGCCACCAGGACCCCAG GGTCTGTGATGAGCCATCCTCTGAGGGCCCACATGAATGGCCGGATGACATCACTAAGTGGCCG ATCTGCACCAAAAACAGCGCTGGGAACCGCACCAACCACCCCCACATGGACTGTGCCATCACCGGGAGGCCTTGCTGCATTGGTACCAAAGGAAG GTGTGAAATCACTTCTCGGGAATACTGTGACTTCATGAGGGGCTATTTCCACGAGGAGGCCACCTTGTGCTCCCAG GTGCACTGCATGGATGACGTCTGTGGCCTTCTGCCTTTCCTAAACCCTGAGGTTCCTGACCAGTTCTATCGCCTCTGGCTCTCTCTTTTCCTACATGCTGG GATCTTGCACTGCCTGGTATCTGTCTGCTTCCAAATGACGATCCTTAGGGACCTGGAGAAGCTAGCTGGGTGGCACCGTATCTCTATCATCTACCTTCTGAGTGGTATCACAGGCAACCTGGCTAGTGCTATCTTCTTGCCTTACCGGGCTGAG GTTGGCCCCGCTGGTTCCCAGTTTGGCATCCTTGCCTGCCTGTTTGTGGAGCTGTTCCAGAGCTGGCAGATCCTGGCTCAGCCTTGGCGAGCCTTCTTCAAGCTTCTGGCTGTGGTGCTGTTCCTCTTCACCTTTGGCCTCCTGCCCTGGATCGACAATTTTGCCCACATCTCTGGGTTCATCAGtggcttctttctttcctttgccttcttGCCCTACATCAGCTTCGGCAAGTTTGACCTGTATCGCAAGCGGTGCCAGATCATCGTCTTCCAGATCATTTTCCTGGGGCTCCTCTCTGGTCTGGTGATCCTCTTCTACTTCTACCCGATCCGCTGTGAGTGGTGCGAGTTCCTCACATGCATCCCCTTCACAGACAAGTTTTGTGAGAAATATGAATTGGATGCTCAGCTCCACTGA
- the RHBDF1 gene encoding inactive rhomboid protein 1 isoform X2 produces the protein MTEARRDSSSSLQRKKPPWLKLDIPALSPAPAPEEPVFVPPLKRQAFLRSVSMPAESARVPSPHEPTRRPALQRQTSITQTIRRGTADWFGVSKDSDTNQKWQRKSIRHCSQRYGKLKPQVIREMDLPSQDNISLTSTETPPPLYVGPCQLGMQKIIDPLARGRAFRVADDTDGYSIPHTPITPGATSLCSFTSSRSGFNRLPRRRKRESVAKMSFRAAAALVKGRSVRESTLRRAQRRSFTPASFLEEDTVDFPEELDTSFFAREGVLHEELSTYPDEVFESPSEAALKEWEEKPPEQADLTGGALDRSELERSHLMLPLERGWRKQKEGAAVASQPKVRLRQEVVSVAGPRRGQRIAVPVRKLFAKEKRPYGLGMVGRLTNRTYRKRIDSYVKRQIEDMDDHRPFFTYWLTFVHSLITILAVCIYGIAPVGFSQHETVDSVLRNRGVYENVKYVQQENFWIGPSSEALIHLGAKFSPCMRQDQQVHNFIQATREREKHSACCVRNDRSGCVQTSEEECSSTLAVWVKWPIHSSTPELAGNKRQFGSVCHQDPRVCDEPSSEGPHEWPDDITKWPICTKNSAGNRTNHPHMDCAITGRPCCIGTKGRCEITSREYCDFMRGYFHEEATLCSQVHCMDDVCGLLPFLNPEVPDQFYRLWLSLFLHAGILHCLVSVCFQMTILRDLEKLAGWHRISIIYLLSGITGNLASAIFLPYRAEVGPAGSQFGILACLFVELFQSWQILAQPWRAFFKLLAVVLFLFTFGLLPWIDNFAHISGFISGFFLSFAFLPYISFGKFDLYRKRCQIIVFQIIFLGLLSGLVILFYFYPIRCEWCEFLTCIPFTDKFCEKYELDAQLH, from the exons ATGACTGAGGCTCGGAGGGACAGCTCCAGCAGCTTACAACGAAAGAAGCCACCATGGCTAAAACTGGACATCCCAGCTTTGAGCCCGGCCCCGGCCCCTGAGGAGCCCGTCTTTGTGCCG CCTCTGAAGCGCCAAGCCTTTCTTCGGAGCGTCAGCATGCCGGCCGAGAGTGCCCGAGTGCCATCTCCCCACGAGCCAACCCGGCGGCCAGCCTTGCAGAGACAGACGTCCATCACCCAGACCATCCGCAG GGGCACAGCCGACTGGTTTGGGGTGAGCAAGGACAGCGACACCAACCAGAAATGGCAACGCAAGAGCATCCGCCACTGCAGCCAGCGCTACGGGAAGCTGAAGCCCCAAGTGATCCGCGAGATGGACCTCCCGAGCCAGGACAACATCTCTCTCACCAGCACCGAGACGCCTCCCCCCCTCTACGTGGGGCCCTGCCAGCTGGGCATGCAGAAG ATCATCGACCCTCTGGCCCGAGGCCGGGCGTTCCGCGTGGCAGATGACACGGATGGCTACAGCATCCCCCACACGCCTATCACGCCCGGGGCCACCTCCCTCTGCTCCTTCACCAGCTCCCGCTCTGGCTTCAATCGCCTGCCCAGGAGGCGCAAGAGGGAATCCGTGGCCAAGATGAGCTTCCGGGCAGCGGCGGCCCTCGTGAAG GGCCGCTCTGTGAGGGAGAGCACCCTGCGCAGGGCCCAGCGCCGAAGCTTCACACCCGCCAGCTTCCTGGAGGAAGACACCGTGGACTTCCCCGAGGAGCTGGACACATCCTTCTTTGCTCGG GAAGGAGTCCTCCACGAGGAGCTGTCCACCTATCCGGACGAGGTGTTCGAATCCCCTTCAGAAGCCGCCCTCAAAGAGTGGGAAGAGAAGCCTCCGGAGCAGGCGGACCTCACGGGGGGCGCTCTGGACAGGAGCGAGCTGGAAAGGAGCCACTTGATGCT GCCTCTGGAGCGGGGGTGGCGGAAGCAGAAGGAGGGGGCGGCCGTGGCTTCCCAGCCCAAGGTGCGGCTGCGGCAGGAGGTGGTGAGTGTGGCGGGGCCACGGCGAGGTCAGCGCATCGCTGTGCCGGTCAGGAAGCTGTTTGCCAAGGAGAAGAGACCCTACGGACTGGGCATGGTGGGTCGGCTCACCAATCGCACCTATCGGAAGCGCATAGACAGCTACGTTAAGCGGCAGATTGAGGACATGGATGACCACAG GCCCTTCTTTACCTACTGGCTGACCTTCGTGCACTCTCTCATCACCATCCTGGCCGTGTGTATCTACGGCATTGCCCCCGTTGGCTTTTCTCAACACGAGACAGTGGACTCG GTCTTGCGGAACAGAGGAGTTTATGAGAATGTTAAGTATGTGCAGCAGGAGAACTTCTGGATCGGCCCAAGTTCA GAGGCACTCATCCACCTTGGGGCCAAGTTCTCCCCATGCATGCGGCAGGACCAGCAGGTGCACAATTTCATCCAGGCCACTCGCGAGCGAGAGAAGCACTCGGCCTGCTGTGTGCGGAATGACCGATCGGGCTGTGTGCAGACTTCTGAGGAGGAGTGCTCC TCCACGTTGGCCGTGTGGGTGAAGTGGCCTATTCACTCCAGCACTCCAGAGCTGGCTGGGAACAAGAGGCAGTTTGGGTCTGTCTGCCACCAGGACCCCAG GGTCTGTGATGAGCCATCCTCTGAGGGCCCACATGAATGGCCGGATGACATCACTAAGTGGCCG ATCTGCACCAAAAACAGCGCTGGGAACCGCACCAACCACCCCCACATGGACTGTGCCATCACCGGGAGGCCTTGCTGCATTGGTACCAAAGGAAG GTGTGAAATCACTTCTCGGGAATACTGTGACTTCATGAGGGGCTATTTCCACGAGGAGGCCACCTTGTGCTCCCAG GTGCACTGCATGGATGACGTCTGTGGCCTTCTGCCTTTCCTAAACCCTGAGGTTCCTGACCAGTTCTATCGCCTCTGGCTCTCTCTTTTCCTACATGCTGG GATCTTGCACTGCCTGGTATCTGTCTGCTTCCAAATGACGATCCTTAGGGACCTGGAGAAGCTAGCTGGGTGGCACCGTATCTCTATCATCTACCTTCTGAGTGGTATCACAGGCAACCTGGCTAGTGCTATCTTCTTGCCTTACCGGGCTGAG GTTGGCCCCGCTGGTTCCCAGTTTGGCATCCTTGCCTGCCTGTTTGTGGAGCTGTTCCAGAGCTGGCAGATCCTGGCTCAGCCTTGGCGAGCCTTCTTCAAGCTTCTGGCTGTGGTGCTGTTCCTCTTCACCTTTGGCCTCCTGCCCTGGATCGACAATTTTGCCCACATCTCTGGGTTCATCAGtggcttctttctttcctttgccttcttGCCCTACATCAGCTTCGGCAAGTTTGACCTGTATCGCAAGCGGTGCCAGATCATCGTCTTCCAGATCATTTTCCTGGGGCTCCTCTCTGGTCTGGTGATCCTCTTCTACTTCTACCCGATCCGCTGTGAGTGGTGCGAGTTCCTCACATGCATCCCCTTCACAGACAAGTTTTGTGAGAAATATGAATTGGATGCTCAGCTCCACTGA